The Coffea arabica cultivar ET-39 chromosome 10e, Coffea Arabica ET-39 HiFi, whole genome shotgun sequence region TTTGTTTGTGTACTTGCATGTTTGTGTGCATAAGacctttgcatctagatattatgcttgtGTGTTAGGGCCCCAAATGCTTGTGTGTTTATTCGCTTTCTTTAAGACTTTTGTATCTAGACATTAtgtttatgtgttacgtgctctatgtgctttatgtgtttatttgttttaattatattttacatgatttattctTTTATAGTAAATGCATGActtcaccacactagtccaatgctactTGTGGCTTTCTCCCCAATGTTTCACTAGTCAAACGCTACTGAAGATTTATAGAAATAGgttagtccaatactagacTCCTCAGGCTGTTTTCATGCTAGATTCATACCTTTGTATGATATTTAtcgcatttcatgcatttttgctatttttagattattttcatttgcatgatatttttccTACTATTATTCTCTTACCCTCTATATGTTTGGACCATATCatttaaaattgcatcttattttgaaaattagaaatatgttagtccatttgcttgactagATTAGGAAATCACCCTtcaatatgaaaaatgaatgaGTGTAGTTTCTTAACCTTAATACGCTCTTTTAGCACGCTTTTTCCCCCtctataagaaaaaaaattgtatcaCGAATTTTATCCCCCCTCCAgtacccattatgttgcattTCTCTCTCTTAGgctatgtatatttatatatttaatttttcttttctttgagtcTCATCTTTtacatattcgtgacctcttcaaagaatcactcttGGGCATCGCAATTAATGTGTTTGGTACCAATTAAATTTGAAGAGACATTTCAACATTTTCGATATCTTTTAggtctagatttgcatccatatagaagCATCCTAATGTGATAagttatataagttagaataggaaaattttcgactaaatctcgcaactaaccttggttaggttgaaagggtaccTTAAATTGGAACCTATTtaatctttgccttccctttcttcaactgcGACTCCcgaacttttttcttttattttcaaaaatctgGAGTTGTCTAAAAAtcgttttatttattatttatttatttaaaaatattttgggtgacttggtacacctaaattcaataccaagtggtgactcctaatttttgttaaaaacactttttagactattattttggacTCAAATTGTCGCAtattttaagtcccattttaggtcctttttctttattttctaaaatcaaaaactcaatattttcaacgcataaattttattttcaaaaaatggagTGCGACAATCATTAAAATAATGTAATAATGCATAATATAatttaaggacaaaattgtaGTTATGAACCTGATAAAGACCTAGCTACTTCCTTTATTGCAAGTGCTCTTCCAAACTCTCCAATTTTGTTCACGATTGTGTTTATCTAAGGATATCACAAAATTAGAATATTAGTAATTtaaaaatacataatataatttaAGTGAATAAATAATGGCAATTTTGTTTACCTCATTCATTGCTTTTGCTTGCACTTCTAAATCCGGTTCAAGCCTTTTAATTACTTCTTTCAATCCTCTTCTAACTTCACGTGTATTAAATTCACAGGTACCGGAACATTGAAGAGCGGGATTTAAGAAATAGGCTGGGCCAATAACATAAAAAATAGTCAAGTGAGAAAATCTTTAGCACAAAataatttgtttaaaaaatatttatttataagtgTCAAACATAATTACCTGCTGCATGCAAGTGTTGGTGTAACTGCCTATACCATCTGTCATCAATAATATCCCAATACTTTTGATAGTCTTTCACTACAATTTCTATAGCCATTTTAGCCCTTTCGATTGCCTCATATATAATAGGTAGTGTGGATTTTTTATCCTGATTGATCACTTTTAAAACTTTCACTAGCGGTTCCATGACTGCACATACCTGCTGAAcccttttccaaaatctttctGACAAAATCAAGTCAGACACTTCAGTAGCTTCTTCCCTTCTTTTAGAACTGCTAGTATACTTGTGCCACTCATTTGAAGTACACATTCGTTTCAATTCGGTAGTATGACCAAGAAGACTTTCCGTTGCAATGAATTCGGTAGCAAATCTTGTTATGTCAGGTCGCAGTAACTCTCTATTATTTGTATATGTCTTCATTAGATTAACCACTTTGTCACTATTGTATGTAAAACTGGTAATTCTCCTACCTTGTTTGATGGCATCCTTTATTGACTTCATCTGACCAATGTCTTCTAGCATCAAATCAATACAATGCGCAACACATGGTGACCAAAACAAATGCTTCCTTTTCTTCATCAGTTGCTCCCCGGCTGCCTTCATAATAGTCTGCTATCAGTGACAAGTTGTACGATTTTTCCTTCTCCAATGGAATCCACAAGGTTATCCAATAAGGATAAGACAAAGTTTGCAGTCTTTGCCTTATTTGTACAATCGACAGAGCTGTGGTATATCATGTATCTATCACAATACACCATTAAATTAATGATTAGATGCTTTGTCTGAGTACTTCAACCATCACACATGATTGTGCACCCATatgttttccatttttgtttAATGGAACTAATGTATTGGTCAACGTCTATCATCTCCTCATTCAGATATTCACCTCCAATTTGTTTACCTGTTGGCCCTTTAATTCCAGGTCCAGCACTAGCCATTGTGTCAATCATTGATTGATAATAAGAACCACTATTAGCTGCATgaaatggtatggcattaaaatgaaaaaattttgcaattgcTTTACCAActtttttggcattttctttggaaaacaaattttttattgACTTATTTTTGGAGGGAAACATGTATGGATCAACTCCTTTTGACCCCAAATCTCTTGCCTTGAGCTTAAAATTCTGTGAGAAAACTCTTTTACTTCTAGAGGACAATAGATTAGGTATACTTGAACTATTACTCCCTGCAATGTAGCACATAAAAGATTGTACTATTTTTTATTAAACAAGTCATGTAATCTAAAAATGGTGTATTAATTCTTAGATATTTCTACATACATGCTAGACATAAAATCCATAGTTTGCTAACCTTCAGATATAGAATGCCTACGTTGCTCTTCCATAAATACCATGTATCTAAGTTCTTCCATAGCTCGCTTGTATTactttctttccaaaacttccatttcttcttcgTTAAGTTCGAAGATATCATCATCGTCATCATCCTCATTTTCAACCAGCAGATTGATGGATTGGCgcaatgattttttttcctttatattGCAGCTCTTGCATTCTTACCTTGAATCAAGTGTTTCTTGTCCTACTACATGGCCAATATGCTGTTTCATCCTTGTAATTCCTCCATGTACAATTTTACCACAATAATTGCACAACCTTTCTGTCATTACCAATTGGAGTAGCATGATCCCAACCAATGTCTTGATTTGGACCCATTTGACACTATCCCTACATTAGTTAAATAATTATAGATGTGATGTTAAACATGTTAATATGCATTATTTAgataacaataaaaaattttattatctaaatatattaaatattttccGATCAAGTTTAATTATACAAGATAATTTATACTTTCACAATTTGCcccctttaattttttttgtttaacgaAGTGGAACTTGTAATAAACTCATTATTTTTTTTgccattttctatttaatttacCGAAAATCATTTTAACCAACATAATTGAGAtacatgaaaataaataaattacattTATGATCATTAAAATGTATCCAAATAATGACTATATATTTTCTAACTAAAACTTAGATAAGAAACTATTAATACAAATTAATCATATACTTAATAGTAtataaaaaatgcaaaaatgcaTTACATAAATTTACAAATATCTAAATATCACATCTGATTactaaattcaaaaaaaattaaaattgataagttattttgaaagaagAGGTGGATCTTTTGGCCTTATGCTTGAGTTTAAGATTAGGAGTCTAATCGCTTAATCCCTACATtagttaaataattataaatgtgATGTTAAACATGTTAATATGCATTATTTAGATAACaatagaaaaaattttattatctaaatatattaaatattttccGATCAAGTTTAATTATACAAGTTTCACAATTTGCCcacttcaatttttttgtttaactaagttgaacttgtaataaactcttttttcttgccattttctatttaatttacCTAAATTCATTTTAACCAACATAATTGAGAtacatgaaaataaataaattacattTATGATCATTAAAATGTATCCAAATATTGACTAtatattttctagctaaaactTAGATAAGAGactactaatacaaattaatcATATActtaataatatataaaaaaaaatgcaaaaatacaTTACATAAATTTACAAATATCTAAATATCAAATCTGAATactaaattcaaaaaaaaattaaattgataagttattttgaaataaGATGTGGACCTTTTGGCCTGATGCTTGAGCTTAAGATTAGGAGTCTAGTCCCTTAATTACTTGGGCCAAACTTGGACTTTAAGTGCTTCTAATTTTTCCTTCTATTTTTTTCCTATCTTCGGCTCCTGTACAAAAGCCCAACTTCTCCACCATTTAGTGTTGTTCCTCTCAGAGATTTAGCTGgccctttcttcctttttttttctatttcccTTTCActcttttttctccttcttcacAGCCATacaatgaagaaattgaagaacccCTTCAGCTTGCTTTCCCAAACAATCACTCCAGATTTAGTGAATCGCCaccttcattctttctttccctttccctttccttctgttttcttcttccttctctgCCATCACCCTCTGTTTTTCTCCTATCCTTCATTCACAGCCAGataatgaagaaattgaa contains the following coding sequences:
- the LOC113711360 gene encoding uncharacterized protein produces the protein MKAAGEQLMKKRKHLFWSPCVAHCIDLMLEDIGQMKSIKDAIKQGRRITSFTYNSDKVVNLMKTYTNNRELLRPDITRFATEFIATESLLGHTTELKRMCTSNEWHKYTSSSKRREEATEVSDLILSERFWKRVQQVCAVMEPLVKVLKVINQDKKSTLPIIYEAIERAKMAIEIVVKDYQKYWDIIDDRWYRQLHQHLHAAAYFLNPALQCSGTCEFNTREVRRGLKEVIKRLEPDLEVQAKAMNEINTIVNKIGEFGRALAIKEVARSLSGS